In Deinococcota bacterium, the following proteins share a genomic window:
- a CDS encoding sulfotransferase domain-containing protein translates to MALLPPKVKQSLRRTLKRNRVAPRLLVSPLCPLPDFIVVGAMKSATSSLYHNICEHPRIVPAIAKEVRFFGSRYHQKSMRWYRAHFPVLLNGLKQERRLTGEASPSYIFNPQVPGRIREHLPEVRIIVILRNPVERAYSHYNHFVKIGTESAPSFEEALAKEEQEEATLRAEYAKMLDDDRYHSDHYFRYSYLLARGRYVEQLEVYARHFPKEKMLILKTEDFYEDASAVLNRAYAFLGLPAWEIDRPKKYMVGRYSGMEPATRAYLSDYYRPHNERLYAFLGTDLGWEQ, encoded by the coding sequence GTCCCTCAGACGGACCCTCAAGCGCAACCGGGTCGCCCCCAGGCTGCTCGTCAGTCCGCTCTGTCCGTTGCCGGATTTCATAGTCGTCGGGGCCATGAAGAGCGCGACCTCGTCGCTTTACCACAATATCTGCGAGCATCCGCGGATCGTCCCGGCGATAGCCAAGGAGGTGCGCTTTTTCGGCAGCCGCTATCACCAGAAGAGCATGCGCTGGTACCGGGCGCACTTCCCGGTCCTCCTGAACGGGCTGAAGCAGGAGCGGCGGCTCACGGGAGAGGCCAGCCCGAGCTACATCTTCAACCCTCAGGTGCCCGGCAGAATCCGGGAGCACCTTCCCGAGGTCCGCATCATCGTCATCTTGAGAAACCCCGTGGAAAGAGCCTACTCGCACTACAACCACTTCGTGAAGATAGGGACCGAAAGCGCTCCCTCCTTTGAGGAGGCGCTGGCGAAAGAGGAGCAGGAGGAAGCGACCCTGCGAGCCGAGTACGCCAAGATGCTAGACGACGACCGCTACCACAGCGACCACTATTTCAGGTACAGCTATCTCCTGGCCAGAGGAAGGTACGTCGAGCAGCTCGAGGTCTACGCGCGGCACTTTCCAAAGGAAAAGATGCTGATTCTCAAAACCGAGGACTTCTACGAGGACGCCTCCGCGGTCCTGAACAGAGCCTACGCGTTTCTGGGCCTGCCGGCCTGGGAGATAGATCGTCCCAAAAAGTACATGGTCGGCCGCTACTCGGGGATGGAGCCTGCCACCAGAGCGTATCTGAGCGACTACTACCGGCCC